GGGCCAGTTTCAGCGGGTTGCTGATCCCAGGCACGCTGGCTTTGGTGACCGCATTCGTGTCGTTCGTGACGTTGTTGCTGATCCCGATTCCCATGGTTCGGGAGCTGGCCATCACCGCTTCGCTCGGGGTGGCGTTCAAGATCATCACCAATCTGGTGATGCTGCCGGTGGTGGCGTCGATGCTGCGAGTCGACTCGGGCTACGCCGCGGCCGAAGAAATTTCCCGCCAGCGTCGTGCCCGTTGGTTGCACGGTTTTGCCCGATTGACCGAATGGCACAACGTGCGCTGGGTGCTGGGCATGGCCGTGCTGATCTTTGTCACGGCGGCCTGGCAGAGCCATGATCGGGTTGTCGGCTCCTTGCAAGCCGGTGCACCGGAGTTGCGCGAGGACGCACGCTTTAATCGCGATGCGGTCTCCATCGCCAGCAACTATGACATCGGCCTGGATTGGCTCAGCGTGGTCTTCGAGGCCAAAGTCGACGCAGGGACGAACGCCTGCGAAGACGTCGCCCTCGGCCAGTACCAGGATCGCTTTGTCTGGGCGATGCAGGGCGTGCCAGGGGTGGTGTCGGTCACCTCGTTCTCCAACAGTCTGCGACAGTTCAACGAGGGCTATAACGAGGGCAACCCGAAAATGAACGCGGTACCCATCGACCCGACCAACTACTCATCGATGGCCGCCGAGGTGGCTCGCGTGCCAGGAATGATGCGTCCCGATTGCAGCATGACGGCGGTGCATCTGTTTCTCGCCGATCACAAGGCGACGACCATTCACCGAGTGATCGCCGCCGCCAAGGCATTTCGTACTCAGTTCACTCAGGATGGGGTGAGCGTACGCCTGGCTTCCGGCAATGCCGGGGTGATCGCTGCGATCAACGAAGAGGTGGAACGCAGCGAGCTGCCGATGATGCTTTACGTCTATGCCGCGATCGCTCTGCTGGTGTTTATCGTCTACCGCGACTGGCGCGCCGTGCTGGTGTGCTGCCTGCCGCTGACACTCGGCACCTTCATCGGCTACTGGTTCATGAAGGAGCTGCAAATCGGCCTGACCATCGCCACCTTGCCGGTAATGGTACTGGCCGTCGGCATCGGCGTGGATTACGCCTTCTACATCTACAACCGTCTGCAACTGCACCAAGCTCTCGGGCAGCCGATCACCAAGGCCGTCGAGCACGCCTTGCTGGAGGTGGGTGT
The Pseudomonas sp. GR 6-02 genome window above contains:
- a CDS encoding efflux RND transporter permease subunit, with the translated sequence MTETKVRGVLPRIEQWLFTHRLLTLLSLAVFTVGMAWFAVQLRMEAGFEKQLPIGHEYIETFETYRNDLLGANRLTVVVKARSGTIWSRAGLKRLYDVTQALIFLPNVSRSSVRSLWTPNAFVNEITEEGFRADPLVPGTVTPESLDEASIAMIADSTAQGGFIGTLVARDQGSAMITVDLNEFDADGQRLDYVAYNRVLEQKIRSQFEDKDFELQIIGFAKQIGDIAEGASAVLEFCLLALLLTAAAVYWYCHSLRFTLLAVGCSLVSLIWQFGSLRLLGYGLDPLAVLVPFLVFAIGVSHGVQQINFIIREIACGKSVEGAARASFSGLLIPGTLALVTAFVSFVTLLLIPIPMVRELAITASLGVAFKIITNLVMLPVVASMLRVDSGYAAAEEISRQRRARWLHGFARLTEWHNVRWVLGMAVLIFVTAAWQSHDRVVGSLQAGAPELREDARFNRDAVSIASNYDIGLDWLSVVFEAKVDAGTNACEDVALGQYQDRFVWAMQGVPGVVSVTSFSNSLRQFNEGYNEGNPKMNAVPIDPTNYSSMAAEVARVPGMMRPDCSMTAVHLFLADHKATTIHRVIAAAKAFRTQFTQDGVSVRLASGNAGVIAAINEEVERSELPMMLYVYAAIALLVFIVYRDWRAVLVCCLPLTLGTFIGYWFMKELQIGLTIATLPVMVLAVGIGVDYAFYIYNRLQLHQALGQPITKAVEHALLEVGVATIFTAITLAVGVATWAFSDLKFQADMGKLLAFMFLVNMVMAMTVLPAFAVWLERTFPRRRPVRLIGSLVH